The Legionella spiritensis DNA segment ATCACGGCCCAATGTGTCGTCGCCTTAACGCCAGATAGTAGCCCTGCTGCACCTAATATTAAACTACCTGTACAAACTGAAGTAGTCCAAATAGTCGAGGCATGTATGTCTTTTACCCACTCAAGAATATCTGGATATTCTCTTAGCGCAGTTGCATTTCCAGCACCAGGAATCACTAAAATATCAGTTTGTGAGACATCAGATAGGGTATAGTCAGCTGTTAAAATAAGGTCTGAACACGTGCATATATTTCCAGAGTTCAAGGCCACTCTTTTAACTGAAGCATTTGGTAATCTACTAAGTATTTCATGAGGTCCAATAGCATCGAGTGCTGTCATACCTTCATAGAATAAAAATGTAATATGCAATTATGTACTCTCCTTTATTTCTCAACCAGTTAAGACTAAATTACAATA contains these protein-coding regions:
- a CDS encoding DJ-1/PfpI family protein, whose amino-acid sequence is MHITFLFYEGMTALDAIGPHEILSRLPNASVKRVALNSGNICTCSDLILTADYTLSDVSQTDILVIPGAGNATALREYPDILEWVKDIHASTIWTTSVCTGSLILGAAGLLSGVKATTHWAVMERLKKWNAIPTFQRVVESGKIMTAAGVSAGIDMALTLAAKISGEDIAQTLQLGLEYDPQPPFNSGSPDKASPQILKNLQARLSDRFEAE